A section of the Ensifer adhaerens genome encodes:
- a CDS encoding 2-oxo acid dehydrogenase subunit E2: protein MRGRPVKLSAARRLVGDLMRFSIGVPRVTVQRQMRLSVLHEARTNQSERPSWMVLFLKGYGLLSKEMPEFRRAYVKLPRPQLYEYPGSVASVAHEREYQGERVVLLSTIRTPERRSIPELSALLQEARSRPVLEIREFRRALKIARFPAPLRRLLMWLSLNMGRQRGHRFGTFQLSVYSGLGAESLNPLTPLTTIFNYGPIAEDGTVTVRIHYDHRVMDGANVARALLRFEEILNGEIANEVASLSAAEYASIAARKSSV, encoded by the coding sequence ATGCGGGGCCGACCGGTCAAGCTTTCTGCGGCACGACGCCTCGTCGGGGATCTCATGCGATTTTCGATCGGCGTGCCGCGGGTTACCGTGCAGCGACAAATGCGTCTCAGCGTGTTGCATGAAGCCAGGACAAACCAATCGGAACGACCCTCTTGGATGGTGCTGTTCTTGAAGGGCTACGGGCTCCTGTCCAAAGAGATGCCAGAGTTCCGCCGGGCCTATGTCAAGTTGCCGAGACCGCAACTCTATGAATACCCGGGAAGCGTCGCGTCCGTGGCGCACGAGCGAGAATACCAAGGTGAGCGGGTTGTGCTTCTCAGTACGATCAGGACGCCCGAACGGCGGTCGATCCCGGAGTTGAGCGCCCTGCTTCAGGAAGCTCGGTCCCGTCCGGTTCTCGAAATCAGGGAGTTCCGTCGAGCGCTGAAGATTGCACGGTTTCCAGCGCCACTGCGGCGGCTGTTGATGTGGCTCAGCCTCAACATGGGTCGTCAACGGGGACACCGGTTCGGCACGTTCCAGTTGTCGGTCTATTCTGGGCTGGGTGCGGAGTCGCTCAATCCGCTGACGCCTTTGACGACGATCTTCAACTATGGCCCAATCGCTGAAGACGGAACGGTCACCGTCCGTATTCACTATGATCATCGCGTCATGGACGGCGCCAATGTCGCGCGCGCCCTCCTGCGCTTTGAGGAAATCTTAAACGGAGAAATCGCAAACGAGGTGGCCAGTCTTTCCGCGGCCGAATACGCTTCGATTGCGGCGCGAAAGTCCTCCGTATGA
- a CDS encoding DUF2950 domain-containing protein, which yields MTKLFHPLLLGTAIALTLAAGPLKTSFAQTKAPAEQAPMDQMAAGLDAYASDQDPPAFDDPAKAVDEFKAKLAANDFDGLAKLLGLNAEKLKAGEGAMDTFALIREGAARNVIVRDLEGREIIQIGDRLWPLPFPITKGEDGKWAFDTYVGLEEILNRRVGENELQAIDTVQAYVDAQREYASKDRDGDGVLEYAQKLISSPGLTDGLYWPADQGDGESPVGDAISEAALEKAKAGQGYFGYRFRILTSQGDNIAGGRYDYVINGNMIGGFALIASPVSYAETGVKTFVVNQQGIVYERDLGPNTEEIVPFIDRFDPDDKWDVVPD from the coding sequence ATGACAAAGCTCTTTCATCCGCTTCTCCTTGGAACGGCGATCGCCCTCACCCTGGCCGCCGGACCGCTCAAAACTTCCTTCGCGCAGACAAAGGCGCCGGCGGAGCAGGCACCAATGGATCAAATGGCGGCCGGCCTCGACGCCTATGCGTCCGACCAAGATCCTCCGGCCTTCGATGATCCGGCCAAGGCAGTCGACGAATTCAAGGCGAAGCTCGCCGCCAATGATTTCGACGGTCTGGCAAAACTTCTCGGGCTCAATGCGGAAAAGCTCAAAGCCGGTGAAGGCGCGATGGATACTTTCGCGCTCATCCGCGAAGGTGCAGCCCGCAATGTCATCGTGCGCGATCTCGAAGGGCGCGAGATCATCCAGATCGGTGATCGGCTCTGGCCGCTGCCGTTCCCGATCACCAAGGGCGAAGACGGCAAATGGGCCTTCGACACCTATGTCGGGCTCGAGGAAATTCTCAATCGCCGCGTCGGCGAGAACGAACTACAGGCGATCGACACCGTTCAGGCCTATGTCGACGCACAGAGGGAATATGCCTCCAAGGACCGCGATGGCGATGGCGTGCTCGAATATGCCCAGAAGCTGATCAGCAGCCCGGGCCTGACGGACGGGCTCTACTGGCCGGCTGACCAGGGCGATGGTGAAAGCCCGGTCGGCGATGCGATCAGCGAAGCTGCACTGGAAAAGGCGAAGGCCGGCCAAGGATACTTCGGCTACCGTTTCCGCATCCTGACGTCACAGGGCGACAACATCGCCGGCGGCCGGTACGACTACGTCATCAACGGCAACATGATCGGCGGCTTTGCCCTGATCGCCTCGCCGGTCAGCTATGCCGAGACCGGCGTCAAGACCTTCGTCGTCAACCAGCAGGGCATCGTCTACGAACGCGATCTCGGGCCGAATACCGAAGAGATCGTGCCCTTCATCGATCGCTTCGATCCCGACGACAAATGGGACGTCGTGCCCGATTGA
- a CDS encoding decarboxylase: MPSKTAQVDQFLLIHSARADNWREITTLAEAWAANRGARAALEAAISAVAPAEEYYAYPGRGLLMALAERIATNDAGGAARLARRISNGLLTHSYRGRQSEWDVHDEMSGTEVTDIMPPGTGEANGRRPYFEVLFVNSQPAARWETFAAEIRRLRRPEDGFIYEPVLVGSFEDAFCAAALNPDIIAVVLAEGFPYRSRHDAPVLRSVLDPLGETDGPDMSALRLARSLKRIRPELDVYLLSDRQVEKIAGDPTADSVRRVFYAVEEPLEMHLAILEGVQARYETPFFDNLKKYARRPIGTFHALPIARGKSVFKSDWIRDMGEFYGLNLFLAESSATTGGLDSLLEPTGTIKRSQELAARAFGADHVFFVTNGTSTSNKMAVQALLAPGDIAVVDRNCHKSHHYGMVLTGAQPYYVEAFPMTEYSMYGAVPLSTIKQALLALRAEGRLDRLKLLDLTNCTFDGHMYNVRRVMEECLAIKPDLIFLWDEAWSGFARFSPFLRPRTAMGAAADIEDWLHDPASVSAYEKQRADLGDDPSDEALLKARLIPDPRLVRLRVYQTNSTHKSMSAIRQGSMLLVKDVDFHTVEAQFHEAVFTHASTSPNQQLIASLDVARRQMELDGYGLVMNAIEIALKIRRAINEHPLISKYFRVLGADEMIPAEYRQSGFKDYLAPGATWATAVKAMKEDEFYLDPTRMTLVCGTAGFDGTQFKGLLANEYDIQLNKTSRNSVLLQSNINNTRSDIAHLVRVLVEICNDIEKRLVNGGEAERAAFAARVKSLMTDVPDLPNFSHFHEMYRGDAGRTTPEGDMRAAFFNAYDASVCEYVPLIGAECDRRLKEGPEMVSANFVIPYPPGFPIMVPGQVLTQETIDFMRKLDVKEIHGYEKARGLKLVKPDAVAAKAKR; the protein is encoded by the coding sequence ATGCCAAGCAAGACCGCACAAGTAGACCAGTTTTTGCTCATCCATTCGGCGCGTGCCGACAACTGGCGTGAGATCACGACGCTTGCAGAGGCCTGGGCCGCCAATCGCGGCGCACGGGCAGCGCTGGAAGCGGCGATCTCTGCCGTGGCGCCGGCGGAGGAGTACTACGCCTATCCGGGCCGGGGATTGCTTATGGCTCTGGCGGAGCGCATCGCCACCAATGATGCGGGCGGGGCAGCAAGGCTTGCGCGGCGCATCTCCAATGGGCTGCTGACCCATTCCTATCGGGGACGTCAGAGTGAATGGGACGTGCATGACGAGATGTCGGGAACGGAGGTGACCGATATCATGCCGCCTGGAACCGGGGAGGCGAACGGACGCCGGCCCTATTTCGAAGTTCTGTTTGTCAACAGCCAGCCGGCCGCGCGCTGGGAGACGTTCGCAGCGGAGATCCGCAGGCTCCGGCGACCGGAGGACGGCTTCATCTATGAGCCTGTTCTGGTCGGGTCCTTCGAGGATGCCTTCTGCGCGGCCGCCCTGAACCCCGATATCATCGCTGTCGTACTCGCGGAAGGCTTTCCTTACCGCTCGCGCCACGACGCGCCTGTGCTTCGCTCGGTACTCGATCCGCTTGGGGAAACCGACGGACCAGACATGTCGGCGCTCCGCCTGGCACGCAGCTTGAAGCGTATCCGGCCCGAACTCGACGTCTATCTGCTTTCCGACCGGCAAGTCGAAAAGATCGCCGGCGACCCGACGGCGGATTCGGTGCGGCGTGTGTTCTACGCGGTGGAGGAGCCGCTGGAGATGCATCTCGCCATCCTCGAAGGCGTGCAGGCACGCTATGAAACGCCCTTCTTCGACAATCTGAAGAAATATGCACGACGACCCATCGGCACATTTCATGCGCTTCCCATCGCCCGCGGCAAATCTGTCTTCAAGTCTGACTGGATCCGCGACATGGGCGAATTCTATGGGCTCAATCTGTTCCTGGCGGAAAGCAGCGCGACGACCGGTGGTCTCGACAGCCTGCTGGAACCTACCGGCACGATCAAGCGTTCGCAGGAGCTTGCGGCCCGCGCCTTCGGGGCCGACCACGTCTTCTTCGTGACGAATGGCACGTCCACTTCCAACAAGATGGCGGTGCAGGCGCTTCTGGCGCCCGGTGACATTGCGGTGGTCGATCGAAACTGCCACAAATCGCACCATTACGGCATGGTTCTGACCGGTGCGCAGCCCTACTACGTCGAAGCGTTCCCGATGACGGAATACTCGATGTACGGCGCCGTGCCGCTTTCGACGATCAAGCAAGCCCTCTTGGCATTGAGGGCGGAAGGACGCCTTGATCGGCTGAAACTGCTCGACCTCACCAACTGCACTTTCGACGGGCACATGTACAATGTCAGGCGCGTGATGGAGGAATGCCTCGCGATCAAGCCGGACCTCATCTTCCTATGGGACGAAGCGTGGTCCGGATTTGCCAGGTTTTCACCCTTCCTGCGTCCACGCACCGCCATGGGGGCGGCCGCCGATATCGAAGACTGGCTGCACGATCCGGCCTCGGTCAGTGCCTATGAAAAGCAGCGCGCTGATCTCGGGGATGATCCATCTGACGAAGCGCTGCTTAAAGCACGCCTGATCCCCGACCCACGGCTCGTTCGCCTTCGGGTCTATCAGACCAACTCGACGCACAAGTCCATGTCGGCGATCCGGCAAGGCTCAATGTTGCTGGTCAAGGATGTCGACTTTCACACCGTCGAGGCCCAGTTCCACGAGGCGGTGTTCACCCATGCTTCCACAAGTCCGAACCAGCAACTGATCGCCAGCCTCGACGTGGCTCGCAGGCAGATGGAGCTCGATGGGTATGGGTTGGTGATGAACGCGATCGAAATCGCGCTCAAGATTCGCCGGGCAATCAACGAGCATCCACTGATCTCGAAGTATTTCCGCGTTCTGGGTGCCGATGAGATGATCCCCGCGGAGTACAGGCAGTCAGGGTTCAAGGACTACCTGGCGCCGGGCGCGACCTGGGCCACGGCGGTGAAGGCGATGAAGGAGGACGAGTTCTACCTCGATCCAACGCGTATGACGCTGGTGTGCGGAACGGCTGGCTTTGACGGAACGCAGTTCAAGGGGCTGCTAGCCAACGAGTACGATATCCAACTGAACAAGACGTCGCGCAACAGCGTGCTCCTGCAGTCCAACATCAACAATACCCGCAGCGATATCGCGCACCTCGTTCGTGTCCTGGTCGAGATCTGCAATGATATCGAAAAGCGCCTTGTCAACGGCGGAGAGGCCGAGCGTGCAGCTTTTGCAGCACGGGTAAAGTCGCTGATGACCGACGTGCCGGACCTCCCCAACTTCAGTCATTTCCATGAGATGTATCGCGGCGATGCGGGGCGTACGACGCCGGAAGGCGACATGCGAGCCGCCTTCTTCAATGCCTATGACGCCTCCGTGTGCGAGTATGTGCCGCTCATTGGCGCTGAATGCGATCGGCGCCTGAAGGAGGGGCCAGAAATGGTCTCTGCCAACTTCGTTATCCCCTATCCGCCGGGGTTCCCGATCATGGTTCCGGGTCAGGTCCTGACGCAGGAGACAATCGACTTCATGCGTAAGCTGGATGTGAAGGAGATCCATGGCTACGAAAAGGCTCGGGGACTGAAGCTGGTCAAACCAGATGCCGTTGCTGCCAAGGCGAAACGATAG
- a CDS encoding SDR family NAD(P)-dependent oxidoreductase yields MTSRHLQRPAIVVVGASRGIGRAIAELAARDGAPVVLIARSIEGLHVVESSIKQAGGQAFSLSLDLTSRDASTNLEEFLSHQGLVCEVLVNSAGFGLRGAATSLPIGDQVGMIDVNMRALAEMTLRLLPGMVERRRGGVINMASVASFTPGPYMAMYYASKAFVRSFSEALYQETRKTGVTVTCVAPGPVSTEFLEKSGANRAALFKVLPKASPDYVAAAAWRGFKAGRRLVIPGVSAKLAILMAGMLPSQALLPLIGKLQLRGNDPCPCGSGKQLKHCCRAGPPKGGTASV; encoded by the coding sequence ATGACATCGCGTCATCTTCAACGGCCCGCAATTGTCGTCGTCGGGGCGTCCCGGGGGATAGGCAGAGCGATAGCTGAACTTGCCGCACGAGATGGCGCGCCGGTAGTCCTCATTGCGCGATCCATCGAGGGTCTCCACGTCGTGGAATCCTCAATCAAACAGGCGGGCGGCCAAGCATTCAGCCTCTCGCTTGATCTTACATCTCGCGATGCTTCGACCAATCTTGAAGAGTTCCTCTCACACCAGGGGCTCGTCTGCGAAGTTCTTGTCAACAGCGCCGGCTTCGGCTTGCGAGGTGCGGCCACATCGTTGCCGATTGGCGACCAGGTGGGGATGATCGACGTCAATATGCGCGCTCTTGCTGAAATGACACTGCGCCTGCTACCGGGCATGGTCGAAAGACGTCGTGGGGGCGTCATCAACATGGCCTCAGTGGCCAGCTTTACCCCTGGCCCCTACATGGCGATGTATTATGCGAGCAAGGCGTTTGTGCGCTCCTTCTCAGAGGCCCTGTACCAGGAGACGCGAAAGACGGGGGTAACTGTGACCTGCGTGGCGCCGGGACCAGTGTCGACCGAATTCCTCGAAAAATCTGGAGCCAACAGGGCTGCGCTTTTCAAGGTATTACCGAAAGCCAGTCCCGATTATGTGGCAGCCGCCGCATGGCGCGGATTCAAAGCGGGCCGCCGGCTGGTTATTCCCGGCGTTTCTGCAAAATTGGCGATCCTTATGGCTGGGATGCTTCCCTCCCAAGCGCTTCTGCCACTCATCGGTAAGCTGCAACTGCGGGGCAATGACCCTTGCCCTTGTGGGTCCGGCAAGCAGCTCAAGCACTGTTGCCGCGCAGGTCCTCCCAAAGGTGGGACTGCATCAGTTTGA
- a CDS encoding DUF2721 domain-containing protein, with amino-acid sequence MQTPAIVSDLASIVQTALAPVFLLAGTAGFVGVYEIRLGRVSDRVNAIQEKRERGEARRTQLDYLRRRTLALEIAVALGTFAAICTGWAILNLLAGALQFGFREENLFWFFGGAILSLIGSLVAFLVEMFIAGRSMLRQIRMDEATPERD; translated from the coding sequence ATGCAAACACCAGCAATCGTCTCCGATCTTGCCTCTATTGTCCAAACCGCGCTGGCGCCGGTTTTTCTCCTTGCCGGCACGGCAGGTTTCGTCGGTGTCTACGAGATTCGTCTTGGCCGGGTTTCGGATCGGGTCAACGCGATACAGGAGAAGCGTGAACGGGGGGAAGCTCGACGCACGCAGCTGGACTATCTGCGCCGGCGTACGCTTGCCCTGGAGATAGCGGTCGCCCTCGGGACATTCGCCGCGATCTGTACTGGTTGGGCTATCCTCAATCTGCTAGCCGGTGCGCTCCAGTTCGGGTTCCGTGAAGAAAATCTCTTCTGGTTCTTCGGCGGCGCGATCTTGTCGCTCATCGGATCGCTTGTGGCATTCCTTGTTGAGATGTTTATCGCCGGGCGCAGCATGTTGCGCCAGATACGGATGGACGAGGCGACTCCAGAACGCGACTGA
- a CDS encoding DUF3300 domain-containing protein, with the protein MVRKTIIVLGSAVAMMLSSSMNPVFAQQSAGAPAAEQQTAPEPLTDDELEILIARIALYPDELVALISAAALYPLQIVEAERFLEGRQKKPDTKPKDDWDGSVISLLNYPQIVKMMAEDLDWTQSFGDAIANQQKDVLVAIQQLRDEAVAKNIIKSDDKVTVVQEGDNVVIQAANPETIYVPQYPPEMLYQPNYAPAPISYYEEPSPAYWYPGATFFAGAVTGAAFAAIVDWDDWGVWGGRWNGGDVDIDCNNCFNNINGKVKWNDVDWKNVDRSKIKLDSTQFQKFDRTNVKNNIKADGNNNLRNRANEINRDRPNAGPTGGSAGQIKDVRKNTLDGLKAQQRPATRPADGQATRPKAGDAKAGTNRPQAKQTPANRPAGKPKMGGKAENRPANPSGLGTVNSGRREVNSSQRGGQSMGGGQRGGGRPQATRGGGKPPIQRGGGGGGRGGGGRR; encoded by the coding sequence ATAGTGCGGAAGACAATAATCGTGCTTGGCAGCGCTGTTGCCATGATGCTCTCATCATCCATGAACCCGGTGTTCGCGCAGCAGTCGGCAGGCGCGCCGGCGGCCGAGCAGCAAACGGCGCCGGAACCGCTCACCGACGACGAACTCGAGATCCTGATTGCCCGCATCGCGCTCTATCCCGACGAGCTGGTGGCGCTGATTTCCGCGGCCGCTCTCTATCCGCTGCAGATCGTCGAGGCGGAACGGTTCCTTGAGGGCCGCCAGAAGAAGCCCGACACGAAACCGAAGGACGATTGGGACGGCAGCGTCATCTCGCTGCTCAACTATCCCCAGATCGTCAAGATGATGGCCGAAGACCTCGACTGGACGCAGTCCTTCGGCGATGCGATCGCCAATCAGCAGAAAGACGTGCTGGTCGCGATACAGCAACTGCGCGACGAGGCAGTCGCCAAGAACATCATCAAGTCCGACGACAAAGTGACGGTGGTCCAGGAAGGCGACAATGTCGTCATCCAGGCGGCGAACCCGGAAACGATCTACGTGCCGCAGTATCCGCCGGAGATGCTGTATCAGCCCAACTATGCGCCGGCGCCGATCAGTTACTATGAAGAGCCCTCTCCCGCCTATTGGTATCCGGGCGCGACCTTCTTTGCAGGTGCGGTGACGGGTGCGGCCTTTGCGGCGATCGTCGACTGGGACGATTGGGGTGTGTGGGGCGGCCGCTGGAATGGCGGCGATGTCGACATCGACTGCAACAATTGCTTCAACAACATCAATGGCAAGGTCAAGTGGAACGACGTCGACTGGAAGAACGTCGACCGCAGCAAGATCAAGCTCGACAGCACTCAGTTTCAGAAGTTCGACCGGACCAACGTCAAGAACAATATCAAGGCGGACGGCAACAACAACCTGCGCAACCGCGCCAACGAGATCAACCGCGATCGCCCGAACGCAGGGCCTACCGGTGGCAGCGCGGGCCAGATCAAGGACGTGCGCAAGAACACCCTTGATGGGCTGAAGGCGCAGCAGCGGCCAGCGACCCGTCCCGCCGATGGCCAGGCGACAAGACCGAAGGCCGGTGACGCCAAGGCAGGCACCAACCGTCCGCAAGCAAAACAGACCCCGGCAAACCGACCCGCGGGCAAGCCGAAGATGGGCGGCAAGGCCGAGAACCGACCCGCGAACCCGTCGGGGCTCGGCACCGTCAATTCCGGCCGTCGCGAGGTTAACTCGTCACAGCGCGGTGGACAGAGCATGGGTGGCGGCCAGCGTGGCGGCGGGCGGCCACAAGCAACCCGCGGCGGCGGCAAACCTCCAATCCAACGCGGTGGCGGCGGCGGTGGGCGCGGCGGCGGCGGCAGACGATAG
- a CDS encoding L,D-transpeptidase translates to MDNHRITRRFLLVGSLSLLAGCSSNWQRISFPSLYAGTPGVDPRYRKQHVRFDGNEPAGTILVDTNQRYLYAIEEGGWAMRYGIGVGEEGLTLKGRAVVGRKAEWPSWTPTASMIRRKPELAQYAGGVSGGPHNPLGASALYLYRNGQDTKFRLHGTNAPWTIGHAVSNGCIRLTNDDIVDLYARTPVGTQVLII, encoded by the coding sequence ATGGACAATCACCGCATTACACGGAGGTTCCTCCTCGTTGGCAGCCTTAGCCTATTGGCCGGGTGCAGTTCAAATTGGCAGCGCATTTCCTTTCCCTCCCTGTATGCCGGCACCCCCGGCGTCGATCCGCGCTATCGAAAACAACATGTCCGCTTCGACGGCAATGAGCCAGCCGGCACGATTCTTGTCGACACCAACCAACGCTACCTCTACGCCATCGAAGAGGGCGGATGGGCGATGCGCTACGGCATCGGTGTCGGCGAGGAGGGCCTGACGCTCAAGGGCCGCGCCGTTGTCGGGCGCAAGGCCGAGTGGCCATCATGGACGCCGACGGCAAGCATGATCCGCCGCAAACCGGAACTGGCGCAATACGCCGGGGGCGTTTCCGGCGGCCCTCACAACCCGTTGGGGGCATCCGCTCTATATCTTTATCGCAACGGGCAGGACACCAAGTTCCGTCTGCACGGCACCAACGCACCCTGGACAATCGGGCACGCCGTTTCCAACGGCTGCATCCGGCTTACAAACGACGATATCGTTGATCTTTACGCGCGAACTCCGGTTGGAACGCAGGTATTGATCATTTGA
- a CDS encoding ABC transporter has product MSRILIVTVALLSVASLSACGTIGKGKGKAPPPVAAEPAPVYK; this is encoded by the coding sequence ATGAGCAGAATTCTAATCGTAACAGTTGCGTTGCTTTCCGTTGCTAGCCTCTCGGCTTGCGGAACAATCGGCAAAGGTAAGGGTAAAGCGCCGCCACCAGTGGCAGCGGAACCTGCGCCCGTTTACAAATAG
- a CDS encoding protein-S-isoprenylcysteine O-methyltransferase, which yields MSVPSIGEAFWVIGIVAWYVVRYPFERRAKRVRVTTSRRSMTDTIGLAAALLGLAILPGFYVATGIPRFADYPAHSWMVVLGALIFGMALWTFRRTHKELGRNWSISLEIREKHQLISKGLYALIRHPMYTSFLLMAIGQLFLLSNWLVGLAGVVGFSVLFFLRVDKEERLMLEFFGAEYRAYMDRTKRIIPYLY from the coding sequence ATGTCTGTCCCTTCCATCGGTGAAGCTTTCTGGGTCATAGGCATCGTTGCCTGGTATGTGGTCCGTTACCCGTTTGAACGCCGGGCGAAGCGGGTGCGCGTGACGACCAGTCGCCGCTCGATGACCGACACGATTGGCCTTGCTGCTGCTTTGCTCGGTCTTGCGATTTTGCCCGGGTTTTATGTCGCAACCGGTATCCCCCGCTTTGCCGACTACCCCGCACATTCATGGATGGTGGTCCTCGGAGCCCTCATTTTCGGCATGGCTCTATGGACCTTCCGCCGCACACACAAGGAGCTCGGCCGGAATTGGTCTATCTCGCTGGAAATCCGAGAAAAACATCAATTGATCAGCAAAGGCCTGTACGCCCTCATACGCCATCCGATGTATACAAGCTTCCTACTGATGGCCATAGGCCAGCTGTTTTTGTTATCAAACTGGCTGGTCGGCCTTGCGGGCGTCGTCGGTTTCTCCGTGCTTTTTTTCCTGCGGGTCGACAAGGAGGAGCGTCTGATGCTGGAGTTTTTCGGCGCCGAGTACCGTGCCTACATGGACAGGACGAAGCGCATTATACCCTATCTGTACTAG
- the aspT gene encoding aspartate-alanine antiporter, translated as MIDWFVSTLRTYPEIAIFLSLALGYYFGSFTYKGLGLGAVTATLVAAVIIGQIGITISPPLKATFFLMFLFAIGYGVGPQFVRGIAKDGIPQALFAVVVCIFCLGAPFVAAKVAGYDVGSALGLYAGSQTISASMGLGTDAINRLGLAPEETKRLLDAMPVAYAVTYIFGTVGSAIVLALFGPALLGIDLEAECKRYEAEQGGKKEAGGAGTAWHHYELRAYRVRADGPVVGKTVREAESLIPEQRVFIERIRRGSKIEEATADMVVQAGDVVAVAGRRDVLVGLIGQTAEEVDDRELLAVPIEGVDVLVTAKEANGKTLAELAQWPTSRGVFLRRIARGATATEIPILPNTEIHRGDILTIVGRTQDTSAAAKALGVADRPTDVADVAFIGAAIAIGGLLGALVYKVGDVPFTLSTSGGALISGLFFGWLRSVRPKFGRIPTSTVWFMNSVGLNVFIAVVGISSGPGFVAGLQQLGFSLFLWGIFATTVPLVLAMYVGKYVFRFHPAILLGCCSGARTTTASLGMINDRAKSQIPGLGYTVTYAVGNTLLTIWGMVLVMMMT; from the coding sequence ATGATTGACTGGTTCGTAAGCACGCTTCGCACGTATCCTGAGATTGCAATATTTCTCTCCCTGGCACTTGGTTACTACTTCGGCTCGTTTACGTACAAGGGCCTCGGCCTTGGCGCGGTAACGGCCACGCTGGTTGCTGCCGTCATCATCGGACAGATCGGGATTACGATTTCGCCGCCTCTCAAGGCCACGTTCTTTCTGATGTTCCTGTTTGCGATCGGCTACGGCGTCGGTCCGCAATTCGTGCGAGGTATCGCCAAGGATGGCATCCCGCAGGCGTTGTTCGCAGTCGTGGTCTGCATATTTTGCCTTGGCGCGCCTTTCGTCGCGGCCAAAGTGGCCGGTTACGATGTCGGTTCCGCACTGGGGCTCTATGCGGGATCGCAGACCATCTCCGCGTCGATGGGCTTGGGAACGGACGCCATCAATCGTCTCGGCCTTGCGCCCGAGGAGACAAAGCGATTGCTGGATGCGATGCCGGTCGCCTATGCAGTCACCTATATTTTCGGCACCGTGGGATCGGCTATCGTTCTAGCCCTTTTTGGACCGGCGCTGCTGGGTATCGACCTGGAGGCTGAGTGCAAGCGCTACGAGGCGGAGCAGGGCGGCAAGAAGGAGGCGGGCGGCGCTGGAACAGCCTGGCATCATTACGAGTTGCGCGCCTATCGCGTTCGTGCGGATGGCCCTGTCGTCGGCAAGACGGTACGAGAGGCCGAATCCCTCATCCCCGAGCAGCGCGTGTTCATCGAGCGGATCCGGCGGGGATCTAAGATCGAAGAAGCGACAGCGGATATGGTGGTTCAGGCGGGTGACGTCGTTGCCGTTGCCGGCCGCCGTGACGTGCTGGTGGGCCTGATCGGTCAGACTGCAGAAGAGGTCGACGACCGCGAACTGTTGGCGGTGCCCATCGAGGGCGTCGACGTCCTGGTGACTGCCAAGGAAGCCAATGGAAAGACGCTGGCCGAACTGGCGCAGTGGCCGACTTCTCGCGGTGTGTTCCTGCGGCGGATCGCCCGTGGCGCAACGGCGACTGAAATCCCCATTCTTCCGAACACGGAGATCCATCGCGGTGACATCCTGACGATTGTCGGACGGACGCAGGATACTTCCGCAGCCGCGAAGGCGCTCGGTGTTGCCGACCGCCCGACCGACGTCGCGGATGTTGCGTTTATTGGTGCAGCGATTGCGATCGGTGGCCTGCTCGGTGCGCTCGTATACAAGGTGGGCGATGTGCCGTTTACCTTGTCCACGTCCGGGGGCGCGTTGATCTCCGGGCTTTTCTTCGGCTGGTTGCGCTCAGTGCGCCCGAAATTCGGCCGGATACCGACATCGACCGTCTGGTTCATGAATTCGGTCGGTCTGAACGTCTTCATCGCGGTGGTCGGCATCTCCTCCGGCCCAGGTTTTGTCGCCGGCCTGCAGCAGCTTGGCTTCAGCCTGTTCCTTTGGGGGATATTCGCAACGACCGTGCCCCTCGTGCTGGCAATGTATGTCGGAAAGTATGTGTTCCGGTTTCACCCCGCCATTTTGCTGGGATGCTGCTCGGGCGCACGCACGACGACAGCCTCGCTTGGGATGATCAATGATCGCGCCAAGAGCCAGATCCCTGGGCTCGGCTACACCGTGACCTATGCCGTCGGCAACACGCTTCTGACGATCTGGGGCATGGTGCTCGTCATGATGATGACCTAG
- a CDS encoding MarC family protein, which translates to MLENFEISLPVLAMTGGIILFLVALRTILQQSANQTEHTLAVGRPQDQRLALAPLAFPIIVPPYGIAAVIVFTTLAGDRQAEGFIVAAIVLLILLLDWLAMTFADTILKWVGTSLQVLAVVLGVTQAALGLQIILHSLSLIEW; encoded by the coding sequence ATGTTGGAGAACTTTGAAATTTCCTTGCCGGTCCTGGCCATGACTGGGGGCATCATCCTGTTTCTCGTGGCTCTTCGAACGATCTTGCAGCAATCCGCGAACCAGACCGAGCACACCCTCGCGGTGGGCCGACCACAAGACCAGAGGCTTGCCCTTGCGCCACTAGCCTTTCCAATCATCGTCCCTCCCTATGGTATCGCTGCCGTGATCGTTTTTACGACCCTGGCCGGCGATCGCCAGGCGGAAGGCTTTATCGTCGCCGCCATCGTGCTCCTAATCCTGTTACTGGATTGGCTCGCGATGACGTTCGCGGACACCATCTTGAAATGGGTAGGAACCTCCCTCCAGGTATTGGCGGTCGTGCTCGGTGTCACGCAGGCGGCCCTTGGACTTCAGATCATTCTGCATAGTTTGAGTTTGATCGAATGGTGA